One Erpetoichthys calabaricus chromosome 9, fErpCal1.3, whole genome shotgun sequence genomic region harbors:
- the tirap gene encoding toll/interleukin-1 receptor domain-containing adapter protein, whose protein sequence is MAGWFRKIREKFHKDLNSSCKPTGFASSSSSSGNNESFSATHGVSIPPNCSQQKPKLTCAARWQRDYDLCVFHSEDDLLEVQRLVSYLEGQPEGIRCFLHLRDSIPGGAIPSELCQAVGSSHCWALLITKSFLQDPWCRYQMNQVLAEAPMPDGRIIPILLRLSHSEYPRELRFFYHINITRDQENGYHKIYMAVLQFLEQFCKEDHPTETISASSQMCGSRLVQRQTTAAEITESECRSINLDEPVTMCLSDMTATVTEDENWVSESVQATEKVQNSI, encoded by the exons ATGGCTG GCTGGTTTCGGAAAATTCGGGAAAAGTTCCACAAGGATTTAAATTCAAGTTGCAAACCTACTGgatttgcatcttcctcttcctcctcaggCAATAATGAATCTTTTTCTGCCACCCATGGTGTTTCCATACCACCAAACTGCTCTCAGCAAAAGCCAAAGCTGACTTGCGCGGCCCGCTGGCAGCGGGATTATGACTTGTGTGTATTTCACAGTGAGGATGATCTCCTTGAGGTTCAGCGCCTTGTGTCATATCTAGAAGGACAGCCTGAAGGAATTCGTTGTTTTTTGCATCTAAGGGACTCTATTCCAGGTGGGGCCATCCCCAGCGAATTATGCCAGGCTGTTGGAAGTAGCCACTGCTGGGCACTTTTAATCACTAAGAGCTTCTTGCAGGATCCTTGGTGTAGATACCAAATGAATCAGGTGTTGGCCGAAGCACCGATGCCCGATGGCAGAATCATCCCCATTCTTCTACGACTATCACATTCAGAGTATCCTCGGGAGCTTCGCTTTTTCTATCATATCAACATTACTAGAGACCAGGAGAATGGCTACCACAAAATTTATATGGCAGTGTTACAAT ttttggaACAATTCTGCAAAGAGGACCACCCTACAGAAACTATTAGTGCAAGCAGTCAGATGTGTGGCTCTAGACTGGTTCAAAGACAGACGACAGCAGCAGAAATCACAGAGTCAGAATGTAGATCAATCAACCTCGATGAACCAGTCACCATGTGTCTTTCAGACATGACAGCCACTGTTACTGAAGATGAGAACTGGGTTTCAGAGTCAGTCCAGGCCACTGAAAAAGTACAGAATTCCATCTAA